The DNA window TCGACCACGGCACCTATCCCTACGTGACCAGCTCGAACACCACCGCCGGTGGCACTGCCACAGGCTCCGGCGTAGGCCCTTTGTATCTCGACTACGTTCTCGGGATCACCAAGGCCTACACCACCCGTGTCGGCTCGGGCCCGTTCCCGACCGAGCTGTTCGACGAGTTCGGCCGCCATCTTGCCGAGCGCGGTCATGAGTTCGGCTCCAACACCGGCCGTGCCCGCCGCTGCGGCTGGTTCGACGCCGTCGCGCTGCGCCACGCGGTGATGATCAACTCGATCTCCGGTATTTGCCTGACCAAGCTCGACGTGCTCGATGGGCTGGAGAACATCCGTGTCTGCGTCGGCTACCGCGCCAAGGACGGTGGACTGATCGACAGCCCGATCGATACCGAAGGGTACGAGGCGATCGAGCCGGTCTATCACGACCTGCCGGGCTGGAGCGAATCGACCGTCGGGGTCAAGCGGGTCGAGGACCTGCCCGCCAATGCGCGCGGCTACATCAACTTCCTCGAGAAGGAAGTGGGCACCCCGATCGCGATCATCTCGACCGGTCCGGATCGCGCCGAGACCATCGTGCTGCACAACCCGTTCGACGACTGAGCCTCATCGTCTCTGAGTGCAAACGCTCCGCCAATCCCATGGCGGAGCGTTTTTCGTTTCGGCAGGCGCCTTCCGCCATCGCCTAGGCGTGGCATTCAGCCAAGGTCGAAGGTGGCGCCGCCGTCGATGCGCAGGTCGTGCAGGGTGATGTGCCCGGCACGGGGGGAGAGCAAAAACAGGATCGCGTCGCTGACGTCGTCGGGGGTGGCGATCTTGCCCAGCGGGATGCCGGCCTTGAAGCTTGCGAGCGAGCCTTCGATCACCTTGGCCCGGCCGCTCTCGTCCGCCCACATGCCGCGCTGCATGCCGGTGTCGGTGGAGCCGGGAGAGACGACGTTGCAACGGATGCCGTATTCGGCGAGCTCGAGACCGAGGCAGCGGGTCAGCTGGGTCGCCGCGGCCTTGGAGGCGGCGTAGGCGCCCATCTCCATCCGCGGGGTACCGGCGGCGTTGGAGCTGACCACCACGATCGCGCCGCGACGGCGCGGGATCATCCGGCGTGCCACCGCGCGGGCGAGGCGGAAGGGGCCGCCTGCGTTGATCGAAAGCGCCCGCTCCCATTCGTGGTCCTCTAGATCGACCACCCGGCCCATCTGCAGCACGCCTGCGACGCTTGCGAGGTGATCGATCGGCCCGTGGATGGCCTCGGCCGCGGCGACGGCCTGGTCGACGGCCTGGGTGTCGGCGACGTCGAGCGGATGCAGCGAAAGCCGCTCGCCTGCGTCGAGCGTGGCGGCGAGCCGCTCGAGTCCCGCTTGCTTGAGATCGAGCGCGGC is part of the Halotalea alkalilenta genome and encodes:
- a CDS encoding 2,3-dihydro-2,3-dihydroxybenzoate dehydrogenase — its product is MSGETTLSPKPRDQEFEGQVVVVSGAAQGIGECLVRRLLEQGARVAALDLKQAGLERLAATLDAGERLSLHPLDVADTQAVDQAVAAAEAIHGPIDHLASVAGVLQMGRVVDLEDHEWERALSINAGGPFRLARAVARRMIPRRRGAIVVVSSNAAGTPRMEMGAYAASKAAATQLTRCLGLELAEYGIRCNVVSPGSTDTGMQRGMWADESGRAKVIEGSLASFKAGIPLGKIATPDDVSDAILFLLSPRAGHITLHDLRIDGGATFDLG